A single Cnuibacter physcomitrellae DNA region contains:
- a CDS encoding ParB/RepB/Spo0J family partition protein yields MATKKRTGLGRGIGALIPTEPTSSDGSRPVDVFFPDSRAVAVSAAVPGIAEATTQGPAPDDAPDLVAVPGARLVQLDPASIVPNAKQPRSVFDEDDLQELIHSVREIGVLQPIVVRELPKDADGDEPRFELVMGERRLRATKAAGLDRIPAVIRDTADEDMLRDALLENLHRSQLNPLEEASAYQQMIDDFGITQDQLAERIGRSRPQITNTIRLLRLPPEVQKRVAAGVLSAGHARAVLSVGDVEAMTKLADKIVNEELSVRAAEALAAETPKQNRSKPTAGTKRGHLDEIGDRLGDRLNTRVRVSLGRTKGQIVIDFATIDDLNRILGEIGEDGFGRA; encoded by the coding sequence ATGGCCACTAAGAAGCGAACCGGCCTCGGTCGAGGCATCGGCGCCCTGATACCGACCGAGCCGACCAGCAGTGACGGCAGCCGTCCCGTCGACGTCTTCTTCCCTGATTCGAGGGCGGTCGCGGTCTCCGCAGCGGTGCCGGGAATCGCCGAGGCCACCACGCAGGGACCTGCTCCCGATGACGCACCCGACCTGGTCGCGGTTCCTGGCGCGCGTCTCGTCCAGCTGGACCCCGCGTCCATCGTCCCGAACGCGAAGCAGCCGCGTTCGGTCTTCGATGAGGACGACCTTCAGGAGCTCATTCACTCCGTCCGCGAGATCGGGGTCCTCCAGCCCATCGTGGTGCGCGAGCTCCCGAAGGACGCGGACGGCGACGAGCCCCGCTTTGAGCTCGTCATGGGCGAGCGTCGACTCCGTGCGACGAAGGCGGCGGGCCTCGATCGCATCCCCGCCGTCATCCGCGACACGGCCGACGAGGACATGCTGCGTGATGCGCTCCTCGAGAACCTGCACCGATCGCAGCTGAACCCGCTGGAAGAGGCCAGCGCCTACCAGCAGATGATCGACGACTTCGGCATCACGCAGGACCAGCTGGCCGAGCGGATCGGTCGCTCGCGTCCTCAGATCACCAACACGATCCGCCTGCTGAGGCTCCCTCCCGAGGTGCAGAAGCGTGTGGCGGCCGGCGTCCTGAGTGCCGGGCACGCGCGAGCGGTCCTGTCGGTGGGCGACGTCGAGGCCATGACGAAGCTCGCCGACAAGATCGTCAACGAAGAGCTCTCGGTCCGTGCTGCGGAGGCCCTCGCGGCCGAGACGCCGAAGCAGAACCGATCGAAGCCGACGGCGGGGACCAAGCGCGGACACCTCGACGAGATCGGCGACCGTCTGGGCGACCGTCTCAACACCCGGGTCCGGGTCAGCCTCGGCCGCACGAAGGGTCAGATCGTGATCGACTTCGCGACGATCGATGACCTCAACCGAATCCTGGGGGAGATCGGCGAGGACGGATTCGGCCGGGCCTAG
- a CDS encoding D-alanine--D-alanine ligase family protein, whose amino-acid sequence MTSKTPRTVLVLAGGISHERDVSLRSGRRVAEALAARGHRVVVRDPDATLLPYLEESRPDVVWPALHGASGEDGALRALLAAQGVPYVGSTADASRLAWHKPVAKVLVSRAGFSTPLSLTLTRDSVRELGGAQVLSRVHSSFPGPVVVKPATGGSAQGVTSVHAEDELPRAIVDAFTYVETALVETKVAGTEVSVGILDLGEGPQPLPIVEIVPRSGVYSFEARYNAGETSFFTPARLDDSVAAAVSDAALRIHDVLGLRHISRVDFIVDEAGVPWFLEANVLPGLTETSIVPQALVAAGLELGEVYETLAEVAIRDAGEHPLD is encoded by the coding sequence ATGACCTCCAAGACCCCTCGCACGGTACTCGTCCTCGCCGGAGGCATCTCGCACGAACGCGACGTCTCGCTCCGCTCCGGGCGCCGCGTCGCCGAGGCCCTGGCCGCCCGCGGGCACCGGGTCGTCGTGCGCGATCCCGACGCCACCCTCCTTCCGTACCTCGAGGAGTCCCGTCCCGATGTGGTGTGGCCGGCGCTCCACGGCGCGAGCGGTGAGGACGGCGCGCTCCGCGCACTGCTCGCCGCGCAGGGGGTGCCGTATGTGGGCTCGACCGCCGACGCCTCGCGCCTGGCGTGGCACAAGCCGGTCGCGAAGGTGCTCGTGTCGCGCGCCGGGTTCAGCACGCCCCTCTCGTTGACCCTCACCCGCGACTCGGTTCGCGAGCTCGGCGGCGCCCAGGTCCTGTCGCGCGTCCACTCGTCGTTCCCGGGACCCGTCGTCGTGAAGCCCGCGACCGGCGGCTCGGCGCAGGGTGTGACCTCGGTCCATGCGGAGGACGAGCTGCCGCGAGCCATCGTCGACGCCTTCACCTACGTCGAGACCGCGCTGGTCGAGACGAAGGTCGCCGGCACCGAGGTGTCCGTCGGCATCCTCGATCTCGGTGAGGGCCCGCAGCCGCTGCCGATCGTGGAAATCGTGCCCCGATCAGGGGTTTATTCCTTCGAGGCACGCTACAACGCGGGGGAGACGAGCTTCTTCACGCCCGCTCGGCTCGACGACTCCGTGGCCGCGGCCGTGAGCGATGCCGCCCTGCGCATTCACGACGTGCTGGGCCTCCGGCACATCTCCCGTGTCGACTTCATCGTCGACGAGGCAGGCGTCCCGTGGTTCCTCGAGGCGAACGTGCTCCCCGGTCTCACGGAGACGTCCATCGTGCCCCAGGCTCTGGTGGCGGCCGGACTCGAGCTCGGCGAGGTGTACGAGACCCTCGCCGAGGTCGCGATCCGCGACGCCGGCGAGCATCCCCTCGACTAG
- a CDS encoding aminotransferase-like domain-containing protein, translating into MSAVSSHTSTQSSGNNLDPWYGNYAARTAGLAASEVRALFAVASRPEVVSLAGGMPAVSALPQELVTESFNRVMAERGSVALQYGSGQGVPRLREQILDVMAMEGIRASADDVVITTGSQHALELVSKLFLDPGDAVLAEGPTYLTAIVIFKSFQADVFHVRSDEHGMIPESLREEIARLKGLGKRLKLLYMIPSFQNPGGVTLTWERRLEILEIARDNGILVLEDNPYGLLHFDTPPPPAMRSVEEDGVIYLGTFSKTFAPGFRVGWAVAPHAIREKLILANEAAILSPSSFSQLVISEYLETVDWRAQVDRFRGVYRERKEAMISALQEYLPELSWTDPQGGFYVWLTLPPYLDSKKMLPRAVKELVAYTPGTAFFADGGGHDNIRLSFCYPTPEMIRVGVRRLQTVISGETDLVSTFSSGAPVPLRSASTSFSAPPPNLD; encoded by the coding sequence ATGAGTGCAGTGAGCAGTCACACGTCAACGCAGTCTTCGGGCAACAACCTCGACCCCTGGTACGGCAACTACGCCGCCCGTACCGCCGGGCTCGCCGCCTCCGAGGTCCGCGCCCTGTTCGCCGTGGCCTCGAGGCCCGAGGTGGTGTCGCTCGCCGGCGGGATGCCGGCCGTCTCCGCGCTTCCGCAGGAGCTGGTGACCGAGTCGTTCAACCGCGTCATGGCCGAGCGGGGCTCGGTCGCGCTCCAGTACGGCTCCGGGCAGGGGGTGCCCCGTCTGCGGGAGCAGATCCTCGACGTGATGGCGATGGAGGGCATCCGGGCCAGCGCCGACGACGTCGTCATCACCACCGGATCGCAGCACGCGCTCGAGCTCGTGAGCAAGCTGTTCCTCGACCCCGGCGACGCCGTGCTGGCGGAGGGTCCCACCTATCTCACCGCCATCGTCATCTTCAAGTCGTTCCAGGCCGACGTGTTCCACGTGCGGAGCGACGAGCACGGGATGATCCCCGAGTCGCTCCGCGAGGAGATCGCGCGCCTGAAGGGTCTGGGCAAGCGACTGAAGCTGCTCTACATGATCCCGTCGTTCCAGAACCCCGGGGGAGTGACTCTCACCTGGGAGCGTCGTCTCGAGATCCTCGAGATCGCCCGCGACAACGGCATCCTCGTCCTCGAGGACAACCCGTACGGCCTGCTGCACTTCGACACGCCTCCGCCTCCGGCGATGAGGTCCGTCGAGGAGGACGGGGTCATCTACCTCGGTACGTTCTCCAAGACGTTCGCGCCCGGTTTCCGGGTCGGATGGGCCGTCGCACCGCACGCGATCCGAGAGAAGCTCATCCTGGCCAACGAGGCGGCCATCCTCTCTCCGTCCTCCTTCTCGCAGCTCGTGATCTCGGAGTACCTCGAGACCGTGGACTGGCGGGCCCAGGTCGACCGGTTCCGCGGGGTGTACCGCGAGCGGAAGGAGGCGATGATCTCCGCGCTGCAGGAGTACCTCCCCGAGCTGAGCTGGACCGATCCGCAGGGCGGCTTCTACGTGTGGTTGACCCTTCCGCCGTACCTCGACTCCAAGAAGATGCTGCCCCGTGCCGTCAAGGAGCTCGTCGCCTACACCCCGGGAACCGCGTTCTTCGCCGATGGGGGAGGGCACGACAACATCCGACTGTCGTTCTGCTATCCGACGCCGGAGATGATCCGGGTCGGTGTCCGCCGTCTCCAGACGGTGATCAGCGGCGAGACCGACCTCGTCAGCACGTTCTCCTCCGGCGCACCCGTGCCGCTCCGATCCGCCTCGACCTCGTTCTCCGCGCCGCCCCCGAACCTGGACTGA
- a CDS encoding ParA family protein codes for MPSESAFDETTPLARELADLSERKRRLASRTFPFPETTRIFTVANQKGGVGKTTTTVNLAAALAKHGATVLVIDLDPQGNASTALGIERRADTPSIYDVLIHDDDVAEVVAKSPEFETLWCLPSNINLAGAEIELVPMVAREQRLRTALDEYISKRAAEGDPIHYVFIDCPPSLGLLTINAFVAAREVLIPIQCEYYALEGLSQLLSNIQLIERHLNPALTVSTILLTMYDARTRLAFQVAEDVRTHFPTQTLATVIPRTVRISEAPSYGQTVITFDPGSTGSVSYLEAAGEIADRGAAHGH; via the coding sequence ATGCCGTCTGAATCAGCCTTCGACGAGACCACTCCCCTGGCCCGTGAGCTCGCCGACCTGTCGGAGCGCAAACGTCGACTGGCGTCACGCACCTTCCCCTTCCCGGAGACCACGCGGATCTTCACTGTCGCCAACCAGAAGGGCGGCGTCGGCAAGACGACGACCACGGTCAACCTCGCTGCGGCGCTGGCCAAGCACGGGGCGACCGTCCTGGTGATCGACCTCGATCCCCAGGGCAACGCGTCGACGGCGCTGGGCATCGAGCGTCGAGCGGACACGCCCAGCATCTACGACGTCCTCATCCACGACGATGACGTCGCGGAGGTCGTCGCCAAGAGCCCCGAGTTCGAGACCCTGTGGTGCCTTCCGTCGAACATCAACCTCGCGGGCGCCGAGATCGAGCTCGTGCCCATGGTGGCCAGGGAGCAGCGGCTGCGCACCGCCCTCGACGAATACATCTCCAAGCGAGCGGCGGAGGGCGATCCGATCCACTACGTCTTCATCGACTGCCCGCCGTCCTTAGGGTTGCTGACGATCAACGCGTTCGTCGCCGCGCGCGAGGTGCTCATCCCCATCCAGTGCGAGTACTACGCGCTGGAGGGACTGAGTCAGCTGCTCAGCAACATCCAGCTCATCGAACGGCACCTCAACCCCGCTCTGACCGTGAGCACGATCCTGCTCACGATGTACGACGCGCGAACCAGACTGGCGTTCCAGGTCGCCGAGGATGTCCGCACCCACTTCCCCACCCAGACGCTCGCCACGGTGATCCCTCGTACGGTGCGGATCTCCGAGGCGCCCAGCTACGGGCAGACCGTCATCACCTTCGACCCAGGATCGACCGGATCCGTCTCCTACCTCGAGGCAGCAGGCGAGATCGCAGACAGAGGAGCAGCACATGGCCACTAA